The following coding sequences lie in one Flavobacterium cyclinae genomic window:
- a CDS encoding 3-hydroxyacyl-CoA dehydrogenase/enoyl-CoA hydratase family protein, which yields MKRTIKKVAVIGSGIMGSGIACHFANIGVEVLLLDIAPNELTEAEQKKGLTLESKAVRNRLVNDHLANALKSKPSPIYHPSFASRISTGNTTDDMSKIATADWIIEVVVERLDIKKIVFEQVDKYRKPGTLVTSNTSGIPIQFMSEGRSDDFQQHFCGTHFFNPARYLKLFEIIPGPKTSNEVLDFLNGYGEKFLGKTSVVAKDTPAFIGNRIGIFGIQSLFHQVKEMGLTVEEVDKLTGPVIGRPKSATFRTVDVVGLDTLVHVANGIYDNCPKDEAHELFKLPEFVNKMMENKWLGSKTGQGFYKKEGKDILTLDLDTLTYRPNKKASFATLELTKTIEKPIDRFKVLVTGKDKAGEFYRKNFASMFQYCSNRIPEITDAFYKIDDAMKAGFGWENGPFEIWDAIGVEKGIELMKAEGYQPASWVTDMLASGNTSFYSIKDGATHFYSITNKKVEKIPGQDAFIILNNIRESKKIWNNSDAVITDLGDGIINLEFTSKMNSIGAGVLQGINKAIDIAEKEYNGLVIGNQGANFSVGANLGMIFMMAVEQEYDELNMAIKMFQDTMMRCRYSAIPVIAAPHGMTLGGGCELTMHADRAVAAAETYIGLVEFGVGVIPGGGGSKEMALRASDLFRKNDVELNVLQEYFLTVGMAKVATSAYEAFDTGVLQKGRDMVVVNKDRQIATAKQVALQMAEQGYTQPVRRKDIKVLGKQALGMFLVGTDQMEAGKYISEHDKKIANKLAYVMAGGDLSEATLVSEQYLLDLEREAFLSLTGERKSLERIQYMLTKGKPLRN from the coding sequence ATGAAACGTACTATTAAAAAAGTTGCTGTTATTGGTTCCGGAATTATGGGAAGTGGAATCGCTTGCCATTTTGCAAATATTGGGGTTGAAGTCTTATTATTAGACATCGCGCCAAACGAACTAACCGAAGCCGAACAGAAAAAAGGACTAACTCTAGAAAGTAAAGCCGTTAGAAACCGATTAGTGAATGATCATTTAGCTAACGCTTTAAAATCGAAGCCTTCTCCTATTTATCATCCAAGTTTTGCCTCAAGAATTTCTACTGGTAACACTACTGATGATATGTCAAAAATCGCAACTGCCGATTGGATTATTGAAGTTGTAGTGGAACGATTAGACATCAAAAAAATTGTTTTCGAACAAGTTGATAAATATAGAAAACCAGGAACTTTAGTAACTTCAAATACGTCTGGTATTCCAATTCAGTTCATGAGCGAAGGAAGAAGCGATGATTTCCAACAACACTTCTGTGGAACGCACTTCTTTAACCCAGCTCGTTACTTAAAATTATTTGAAATCATTCCAGGTCCAAAAACCTCAAATGAAGTTTTAGATTTCTTAAATGGCTATGGTGAAAAATTCTTAGGAAAAACTTCAGTGGTTGCCAAAGATACTCCAGCTTTTATCGGAAATAGAATCGGAATCTTCGGTATTCAAAGTTTATTCCATCAGGTAAAAGAAATGGGATTAACAGTTGAAGAAGTTGATAAATTAACGGGACCAGTTATTGGTCGTCCAAAATCAGCTACTTTTAGAACGGTTGATGTAGTTGGTTTAGATACTTTAGTTCATGTGGCTAACGGAATTTATGATAACTGTCCAAAAGACGAAGCGCATGAATTATTCAAACTTCCTGAATTTGTTAACAAAATGATGGAAAACAAATGGTTAGGAAGTAAAACCGGACAAGGTTTCTACAAAAAAGAAGGAAAAGACATTCTAACTTTAGATTTAGATACTTTAACTTACAGACCAAATAAAAAAGCATCTTTCGCAACTTTAGAATTAACCAAAACGATTGAAAAACCAATCGATAGATTCAAAGTTTTAGTTACTGGAAAAGACAAAGCTGGAGAATTTTATAGAAAAAACTTCGCTTCAATGTTCCAATATTGTTCAAACAGAATTCCTGAAATCACAGACGCGTTCTACAAAATCGACGATGCTATGAAAGCTGGTTTCGGTTGGGAAAACGGTCCATTCGAAATTTGGGATGCTATCGGAGTTGAAAAAGGAATCGAATTAATGAAAGCGGAAGGTTATCAACCTGCTTCATGGGTAACCGATATGTTAGCTTCTGGAAATACTTCTTTTTATTCGATTAAAGATGGAGCAACGCACTTCTACTCTATCACGAATAAAAAAGTAGAAAAAATTCCAGGTCAAGATGCCTTCATTATCTTAAATAACATTCGCGAAAGCAAAAAAATATGGAACAACAGCGACGCTGTTATTACCGATTTAGGTGATGGAATCATCAACTTAGAATTTACTTCAAAAATGAATTCTATTGGTGCTGGTGTTTTACAAGGAATCAACAAAGCAATAGATATAGCTGAGAAAGAATACAATGGTTTAGTAATTGGAAACCAAGGTGCTAATTTCTCTGTTGGAGCAAACTTAGGAATGATTTTCATGATGGCTGTCGAGCAAGAATATGACGAATTAAACATGGCGATCAAAATGTTCCAAGACACGATGATGCGTTGTCGTTATTCTGCAATTCCAGTTATCGCTGCACCTCACGGAATGACATTAGGTGGTGGTTGCGAATTAACCATGCACGCCGACAGAGCTGTTGCTGCTGCTGAAACTTACATCGGATTAGTAGAATTTGGTGTTGGGGTAATTCCTGGAGGTGGTGGTTCTAAAGAAATGGCGTTAAGAGCTTCAGATTTATTCCGCAAAAACGATGTTGAATTAAACGTTTTACAAGAATATTTCTTAACGGTTGGAATGGCAAAAGTAGCTACTTCTGCTTATGAGGCATTTGATACTGGCGTTTTACAAAAAGGAAGAGATATGGTGGTTGTAAATAAAGACCGTCAAATTGCAACTGCTAAACAAGTAGCGTTACAAATGGCAGAACAAGGTTACACCCAACCAGTAAGAAGAAAAGACATCAAAGTATTAGGTAAACAAGCTTTAGGTATGTTCTTAGTAGGAACTGACCAGATGGAAGCAGGAAAATACATTTCTGAACACGATAAGAAAATTGCAAACAAACTGGCTTATGTAATGGCTGGTGGTGATTTATCAGAAGCAACTTTAGTTTCTGAACAATATTTATTGGATTTAGAAAGAGAAGCATTTTTATCATTAACTGGAGAAAGAAAATCTTTAGAAAGAATTCAGTACATGTTAACCAAAGGGAAACCGTTAAGAAACTAA